The DNA segment GGAAGGGATTGGAGGAACGATAGCTGGGTACCCATATTGATAGTAATATTATAGTAATTTACTACTGGCTCAAGATTTACATTGTTCATAGACCGTAGTTACTTCGGCTCCAGTACTAATGTGGATTCGATAAAAAGCGCTCGAGCCCTCCCTGGGAACAAGTACGGAAAGGCGCTCAATCGAACAACTGACCGAATACACCACGCTGCCCCCGTCGTAATCGCTCCAGAAACGCCGATTTGCTGATGTCGAGTTCGGCGGCCACCTCCGAAGCTGTCGCGGCCTTCGGAATTTCGAAATACCCCATTTCGTAGGCTGCCTGAAGCGCTGCTTCCTGTGCGGGGCTGAAGTCCCATCGGTGTGCAACAGCATGGTCGTCTTCGTCCCCCAACGGGTACATCCGCTGGAGGGTGACGCCAACGGTTTCACCAGCGGCCTCGAGCACGCCCTGGAGAACGTCACGACCCACGACAGCGCCAGTGTAGCGTTCTTCACCGTCGACGTACTGCATCGAATCGACGAGAAATCCGGCGTCAATCAGTTCGTGGACGACGCAGGGTTCCCGGGACAGACAGCGAAAATTCTGGCGATCGTTCGTCCGTGCGACGTGGAGATATCGTATCCGACTATCGTCATCGAGCACGGCAGCGAGCCCCGAGTCGGCTGGGCTGCTAAACTGCAACAGCGTGTTCCCATCACCACGCCGTTGTGGGGGTTCGGCGTCGACCGTCAACCCCGTCGCCGCTGTCGCCTCTGCGAGCGGACAGCGGTCACCGCTCACGGCGAATTCGACGACGAGGCACTCCTCGATCATGATACTAAGGGTGTGCCCACGACATATATAAATGCCGTCCATAGACGGGCCAACAGGTAGGCAAGACGAAACCGAATAATTGTTCATGGACCTCGAGACCGTCAAGGATCGTGCGGGTCCGCGGGCGTTTAGCCCCAAGCACGATCTGCCGGAGGAGTACCGCAAAGCCGCAACCCGAATGATCCAGTTCCACGCTAACTCAGAGATTATGGGCGCATATCTCGAGCGCCCGTTCATCCGACAGGCACCCTCCCTCGACCGGAAGCTGGCGTTTTCAGCGAAGGTGCAAGACGAAATCGGTCACGGGCAGTTGCTCTACCGTGCAGCCGAATCCCTGGGGATCAAAACCCGAGACGAAATGCTCGACGAACTCGCCAACGGCGAAGGAAAGTTCCTCAACTGCTTTCACTACCCGATGGAGAGCTGGACCGAAACGCCGATGATCGGCTTTTTCGTCGACGGAGCCGCGATGCGCCGACAGGCAACCCTGAAAAAGGTCAGCTGGGAGCCCTACGCCCACGCCATGGACAAAATCTGCTTCGAGGAAGGGTTCCACGTCAAACACGGCGAAGACATCCTTCGTGAACTTGCTACCGGATCGCGAAAAGAACAGGAGATGCTCCAGGA comes from the Natronosalvus amylolyticus genome and includes:
- a CDS encoding helix-turn-helix domain-containing protein, which translates into the protein MIEECLVVEFAVSGDRCPLAEATAATGLTVDAEPPQRRGDGNTLLQFSSPADSGLAAVLDDDSRIRYLHVARTNDRQNFRCLSREPCVVHELIDAGFLVDSMQYVDGEERYTGAVVGRDVLQGVLEAAGETVGVTLQRMYPLGDEDDHAVAHRWDFSPAQEAALQAAYEMGYFEIPKAATASEVAAELDISKSAFLERLRRGQRGVFGQLFD
- the paaA gene encoding 1,2-phenylacetyl-CoA epoxidase subunit PaaA encodes the protein MDLETVKDRAGPRAFSPKHDLPEEYRKAATRMIQFHANSEIMGAYLERPFIRQAPSLDRKLAFSAKVQDEIGHGQLLYRAAESLGIKTRDEMLDELANGEGKFLNCFHYPMESWTETPMIGFFVDGAAMRRQATLKKVSWEPYAHAMDKICFEEGFHVKHGEDILRELATGSRKEQEMLQEAFDQWWPRIIQFFGPTDDKSTHHDFSSEVGLKLMSNDELRSAFLTAYVPKAKKYGLEIPDEPRIEKRDDGTYKVVEDDLDWDEFFTIAKNNSAGSKEQIGKRQDTQEAVEWVRSVLDENERTTTGTAPQAAD